One region of Litorilinea aerophila genomic DNA includes:
- a CDS encoding ATP-binding response regulator: MEFNPSNYSILIVDDTPLNLSLIVDYLSQYGFKVRIARSGEMALKRVAYDPPSLILLDVVMPGMDGFETCRRLQANPDTRHIPVIFMTALASPADKVRGFEVGAVDYVTKPLQQEEVLARITTHLRLHDLSRSLQEQNQLLETRSQLEKARLLEAVNQQREQLQHLNTKLTEIQEKERKELAQELHDVMGQTLTAIRMNLTAIEQEVAGQASSFVRERLAEAMELTDRTLEQIRELSLDLRPPMLDDLGLVPTLRWYMKRYTQRGPVEAHLDAGNLGEKRLPAEIETTIYRVVQEALTNVARHAQATRVDVQLEAGEKGITVVIADNGCGFDMNALLASSNGARGLGILGMQERVALVGGTFHIESGPGQGVTIQLTIPVQAG, from the coding sequence ATGGAATTCAACCCTTCCAACTACAGCATCCTGATTGTGGACGACACCCCCTTGAATCTGTCGTTGATCGTTGACTACTTGTCCCAGTACGGATTCAAGGTGCGCATTGCCCGCAGCGGAGAGATGGCGCTCAAACGGGTGGCCTATGACCCGCCCAGCCTCATTTTGCTGGACGTGGTCATGCCGGGCATGGATGGTTTCGAAACGTGCAGGCGGCTGCAGGCCAACCCGGATACCCGTCACATTCCGGTGATCTTCATGACGGCGCTGGCCAGCCCCGCTGACAAGGTGCGGGGCTTTGAGGTGGGGGCCGTCGACTATGTCACCAAGCCCCTGCAACAGGAAGAAGTGCTGGCCCGCATCACCACCCACCTGCGCCTGCACGACCTCTCCCGCAGCCTGCAGGAGCAAAACCAGCTCCTGGAGACCCGCAGCCAGCTCGAAAAAGCCCGCTTGCTGGAAGCTGTCAACCAGCAGCGGGAACAGCTCCAACACCTGAATACCAAGCTGACGGAGATCCAGGAGAAGGAACGGAAGGAGCTGGCCCAGGAGCTCCACGACGTCATGGGGCAGACCCTGACCGCCATCCGCATGAACCTGACGGCCATCGAACAGGAGGTGGCCGGTCAGGCGTCTTCCTTTGTCCGGGAGCGATTGGCCGAAGCCATGGAGTTGACGGACCGGACGTTGGAGCAGATCCGGGAACTTTCCCTGGACCTGCGTCCCCCCATGCTGGACGACCTGGGGCTAGTACCCACCCTGCGCTGGTACATGAAACGCTACACCCAACGGGGCCCGGTGGAAGCCCACCTGGACGCTGGCAACCTGGGCGAAAAACGGCTGCCCGCCGAGATCGAGACCACCATCTACCGGGTGGTGCAGGAGGCCCTGACCAACGTAGCCCGCCATGCCCAGGCCACCCGGGTGGACGTCCAACTGGAAGCCGGGGAAAAGGGCATCACCGTGGTCATTGCCGACAACGGCTGCGGATTCGACATGAACGCGCTGTTGGCGAGCAGTAACGGCGCCCGGGGACTGGGCATCCTGGGCATGCAAGAACGGGTCGCCCTGGTGGGGGGCACTTTCCACATCGAATCCGGACCCGGCCAGGGGGTCACCATTCAGTTGACGATTCCGGTGCAGGCAGGGTGA
- a CDS encoding zinc-dependent alcohol dehydrogenase family protein, whose protein sequence is MKAVLFPGPEAIRLEEVDDPTCGPEDVIIQVTRAGICGTDIHIYRNEYMSQFPLIPGHEFGGVVVEVGSQVKTGVKVGDRVAVDPNLYCGYCEFCRREQANHCRNLEAIGVTRPGAFAEYVAAPARACYLVPDSLDDGQMAFIEPLACVVYGMKRLQFPPAEPVLLFGVGPIGLLLLQSLRHRGAGSIVVVDKQPERLALAAQLGANVTLEAGPDLPEQLRELQPYGFGLVVDATGVPAVIQQAFRYLRPRGQMLMFGVAPIGAQIQVSPYEIFRNDWHILGSFALCYTFQEAIAWLDTGVVDVRPLISHTLPLAEFDQGFHQFLRGETLKVHVDPQHTSGT, encoded by the coding sequence ATGAAAGCAGTTCTCTTCCCCGGCCCCGAGGCTATCCGCCTGGAAGAAGTGGATGACCCCACCTGTGGCCCCGAGGATGTGATCATCCAGGTGACCAGGGCCGGCATCTGCGGTACGGACATCCACATCTATCGCAACGAGTACATGTCCCAGTTCCCCCTTATCCCCGGCCACGAATTTGGCGGCGTGGTGGTGGAGGTGGGCAGCCAGGTCAAGACGGGCGTGAAGGTAGGCGACCGGGTGGCCGTGGATCCCAACCTCTACTGCGGCTACTGCGAGTTCTGCCGGCGAGAACAGGCCAACCACTGCCGCAACCTGGAGGCCATCGGGGTCACCCGGCCCGGGGCATTTGCCGAGTATGTGGCGGCCCCCGCACGGGCCTGTTACCTGGTGCCAGATAGCCTGGACGACGGGCAGATGGCCTTCATCGAGCCCCTGGCCTGCGTCGTCTACGGCATGAAGCGCCTGCAATTCCCCCCGGCCGAACCTGTGCTGCTCTTCGGCGTGGGGCCCATCGGGCTGTTGCTGTTGCAGAGCCTGCGCCACCGGGGCGCGGGGAGCATCGTGGTTGTGGATAAGCAGCCGGAGCGCCTGGCCCTGGCTGCCCAGTTGGGCGCCAACGTCACCCTGGAAGCCGGGCCGGACCTGCCGGAACAGCTCCGGGAGCTCCAGCCCTACGGGTTTGGGCTGGTGGTGGACGCCACCGGCGTCCCCGCGGTGATCCAGCAGGCCTTCCGCTACCTGCGGCCCCGGGGACAGATGTTGATGTTCGGCGTGGCGCCCATAGGGGCCCAGATCCAGGTTTCGCCCTACGAGATCTTCCGCAACGACTGGCACATCCTGGGCAGCTTCGCCCTCTGCTACACCTTCCAGGAGGCCATCGCCTGGCTGGACACGGGCGTGGTGGATGTGCGCCCACTGATCAGCCATACGCTGCCCCTGGCCGAGTTCGACCAGGGCTTCCATCAGTTCCTGCGGGGTGAAACCCTGAAGGTGCACGTGGATCCCCAGCACACTTCAGGAACGTAG
- a CDS encoding carbohydrate ABC transporter permease, which yields MKRLPLSGAVLTGLTYLLTLLIFFPILWMVLTSFKPEQLALVVPPRIFVAPTLENYMVAFTASPYLEFLWNTLVITLLATLLALVLGVPAAYAMAYYPTRRTNGTMLWIMSTRMLPPAGVIVPLYVIFRDIHWLDTYLGMIVVYAGMNFPLVVWMIRSFMLEVPYGILEAARLDGANLLQEFTHVLLPLLLPGLAATVLLCFIFTWNEFFLAVNLTTRQASPLSVYIASFKAAQGDLFVAKMSAAATATVLPVIAAGWATQRQLVAGLTLGAVK from the coding sequence ATCCTGTGGATGGTGCTGACCTCCTTCAAGCCAGAACAGCTGGCCCTGGTGGTGCCACCCCGGATTTTCGTCGCCCCGACCCTGGAAAATTACATGGTGGCGTTCACGGCCTCGCCGTACCTGGAATTCCTGTGGAATACCCTGGTCATCACCCTGTTGGCCACACTGCTGGCCCTGGTTTTGGGGGTTCCCGCCGCCTACGCGATGGCCTACTACCCAACCCGGCGAACCAATGGTACCATGTTGTGGATCATGTCCACCCGCATGTTGCCTCCCGCCGGGGTGATCGTCCCCCTCTACGTGATCTTCCGGGATATCCACTGGCTGGACACCTACCTGGGCATGATCGTGGTCTATGCCGGCATGAACTTTCCCCTGGTGGTGTGGATGATACGCTCGTTCATGCTGGAGGTGCCCTACGGCATTCTCGAGGCGGCCCGCCTGGATGGCGCCAACCTGCTGCAGGAGTTCACCCATGTGTTGCTCCCCCTCTTGCTTCCGGGCCTGGCGGCCACCGTCCTGCTCTGCTTTATTTTTACCTGGAACGAGTTCTTCCTGGCGGTGAATCTCACCACACGCCAGGCCTCGCCGCTCTCGGTCTACATTGCCAGCTTCAAAGCCGCCCAGGGCGATCTCTTTGTGGCAAAGATGTCCGCTGCGGCCACGGCCACCGTCCTCCCGGTGATCGCGGCAGGGTGGGCCACCCAACGCCAGCTGGTGGCCGGCCTGACCCTGGGCGCGGTGAAATAG